Sequence from the Clostridium butyricum genome:
ACGTTTTAGTCTACTTAAACTCTTACCTTCCTTTTCAACTTGATCCTCTGCTCTGATTCCTAAGTCTAACTTTGTTTTCATAGTTTTATCTATGTCTTCAAATGGATATCCAAGTTTTTCACCTAATACATATAAAATTATTATAGCACCTGAAACACACTCCAATATAGCATCTTTAGCTACATTATTACCCTTAGTAAGTAATCTGAAAAACTCTCCTATTATACAAAGAAGTTGTGCCTTCAAGTCTTCTATAATTTTAATGTTTTTCATTATATTAAAATTATCCTTTTTCATAGACATATCCCCTCTCCCTCTTAACCCTCGTATTCTTATTGTAATTTTTTTTCATCCTTATTGCAAGAATTTATAATTTCCTTCTATATTTTACCACATTTTGTAAGTATAATACTTATTTTTTATAATAAAAATAAACTATTATATCAATAATTTATTTTTTCATCAATAATTTTGAGTTTAGTCTAAAACTCATTATATTATATTTTTACATATAAATAAAACTGTCGCACTAATAGCTTATGACTATTAGTGCGACAGCTTCTCAAATTATTACTATTACTCAGTTGTAAATGGTAATAATGCTATGTTTCTAGCTCTCTTGATTGAAGTTGTTAATTCTCTTTGGTGCTTAGCACATGTTCCAGAGATTCTTCTTGGAAGTATCTTACCTCTTTCAGTAACATACTTTCTTAACTTATTTATATCTTTGTAATCGATGAATTCAGCTTTATCTACACAGAAAGCACAAACTTTCTTTCTAGATCTTCTCATTCTACCGCCTGGTCTTCTATTGTTGTTTTCTTCTCTGCTCATTTCTTTCCCTCCTCACCTAAAAAATTTCTTAGAAAGGCATATCTCCGTCATCAACAGGAGTTATATCCTCTTCAAAGTTTCCACCACCAAATATATCATTTGTTGGTGCTGAATATTCATTGCTTGCGCCAAAACTATTGTTTGATGAATTACTTCCCTTGCTTCCAAGGAATTGAACTCCACCAAATTGATCTGCTACTACTTCAGTAACATATCTCTTAGTTCCGTCTTTAGCATCATAACTTCTGGTTTGAATTCTACCGCTGATAGCCACTTGGCCACCCTTACTCATGTAATTTGCAGTACTTTCAGCCTGTTTACCCCATATTACTACAGGAATAAAATCAGCTTCATTCTGGCCAGTCTTTGGGTTATACCTATCAACTGCTAATGTTAAAGTCGTTACTGCAGCTCCAGTTCCTGGCGTAAACCTTAGTTCTGGATCTTTAGTTAATCTTCCGATTAAAACTACTTTGTTCATTTACAACACCGCCTTACGCTTGTTCATTAACGATGATATGTCTGATAACACCATCAGTGATTCTGAATATTCTATCTAATTCTCTAGGTAATTCTGTACCAGCAGTAAAGTTAACTAATGTATAGTAACCTTCGTTTACTTTTGCGATTTCGTAAGCAAGCTTTCTCTTACCCCAAAAATCAACGTTTTCTACTGTACCTCCACCATTTTCTATAACACCCTTAAACTTTTCGATGTTAGCTTTAACAGTTTCTTCATCGAATGATGGGTTTAATATGAATATAGTTTCGTATTTTCTCATCAATTTCACCTCCTCCCCTCGGACTAACGGCCATGCTTTGCACGGCAGGGATTACAATTTATGATTATATCATTTAATTCAAAAAATTTCAAGTAATTATTTTATTTTTCTGCTTCAACTACTATTTTTTTTGCACCTTTTACAAATTTACTTCTAGGAATCATTACAATTCTTCCACATCCGGTACATTTAATTTTTATATCAGCGCCAACTCTGATTATTTCAAATTCATAAGTACCACATGGATGTTGCTTTTTCATTTGTACTATATCTCCAAGATTAAAATTCTCTACCATTAAAATTCCCCCTTATCAGAATTAATATTTATTAATTGAGTTTTTGGATATGGTATTTCTATCCCATTTTCGTCTAATGTTATTTTTATTGCTTTCCTAAGCTCATTTTCCATCTTCCATTGAGTTAATGGTTTCGTTCTTCCAACTGTTCTTATTGTAACACTAGAAGCAGCTAATGCTGATACCCCTGATACTTCTATAGGTTCATTAATAAAATCTTCATGTTCTTTTTGAAATTTATCGCAGCATTCTTTTATAGCATTTATAGCATTATCTATATCTTCTTCATAAGCTATATCAACATCAACTATAAATCGTGTATTACCCCTTGAATGATTAGTTACTTCTGAAATCATACCATTAGGAATTGAATGAATATCACCTGTAAAATCTTTTATAATAGTAGTCCTTATTCCTATTGTTTGAACAATTCCACTGAAATTTCCTATTGTAACATAATCCCCAATACCAAATTGGTCCTCAAATAATATAAAAAATCCATTGATAAAATCCTTTATCAAACTTTGAGATCCAAGTCCCAATGCAACTCCACCTATGCTTGCAAAGGTAAAGGATATTCCACCAAAGAGCACTGACAAAATACTTGTAATTCCTAAAAAATATACAGAATACTTTAATATACTTTTCATAACCCCACCAAGGGTTTTAGCTCTTTGTGGATCTAATGATAATGCGGCATTACTCTTCACTTGTTTATCTACTGCTTTTTTTATTAAGTATTTTCCTATCTTTATTGATAAATACATAATAATTACTATTGAGATAATTTTTATACCCTTATTAAACACTACCTCAAAATCTTCAAGACTTATAATTACTTTTCCTATTTCAAGCTCAGTCTTATCTAATGACAAATGTACTAGATAATTTATACCATGCACTTACTGCTCTCCTCTCAATATTACTACTCAACAACAATATATCCGTTTTCTTCCTTAAAATAGATATTCTTATACTCTATTATATTATTCTTTAATATTGAATCGATATGTTCCTTATCATCCATTCTTACACATATACCACAGCTCATAGTTATCGACGTTGGAGTCGGCATTATTCTGAATTTGTAATTTAATTCATTTAACTTTTTTTCTGCTGACATGGCATCATGTGTATTTTTAAAAACCACAATATAGTAATTCATATACTGCCACCACCTTTCACACTATAATTTATATTATATATGTTTTTATAAGTTTATAAAGTTATTACAATTAAAATATTTTCTATTAATTAATGAAAATATCTATCCTTTATCTTATAATTATATAGATAGAGAGAATAAAGGAGTATGATATGTTTTCATTATTGACTATATGCAAAGCTATATTCATAGGATTTCTTACAGGATTTACAGCCTCAATTCCCTTAGGTCCTTCTGGTCTTGAATCTGTTAACAGGTCAATGTCTAAAGGATTCAGGGAAGGGTTCAAAGTATCTTTAGGTGCTGTTTCTGCTGATCTTTTATATATAGTTATTATAAATTTAGGTTTATTTACATTATTGAGCAAGCATCGTAATTTTCAAAGTATATTTTGGATTGTATCAGGAGTCATTCTAATTCTATTTAATCGTCTGTCATTCACAGATAGCAAAAAGAAAACTGACTCTAAAAATCTATTAAATAAATATACATCAAATGGATTTGTGACTGGTTTTTTAATTACTTTTGTAAATCCAACAACACCTTCTTTATGGATTGCACTAAGTACTACTGTTTTGAGTGTTTGGAGATATCATGGAAGAATATATTTTTTAACATCGGTATCTTCAATGATGATTGGAAGTATAACTTGGTTTTGCTTACTCAACATATTAGTAAGTAAAGGTGTTCGAAAATTAAAATCTGATTACACTAAAACAACATCAAAATTATTAAATTATTTTTTAATGATTCTCGGAATATCTTTCATTATTTTAGGAATATTTAAATTTATAAAATAATCTTTTTTATATAATGATTGTATATTGATAATTAACTTTAGAGGTGAACAAATATGGACGTTTATTTAGATAATTCTTCTACCACCTTTCCAAAACCAAAGCAAGTAATTGATGGTATGTATAACTACATGTTAAATGTTGGTGGTAATGCCGGAAGAGGTAATTATACAAATACTCTTCAAAGTAATCGATTTTTATATGAAGCACGTGAAATTGTAAGTGACTTTTTTGGTTTTTCGTCACCTAGTAATGTTATTTTTACAAACAACGTTACAACTTCATTAAATATGTTAATAAAAGGACTAATTAAGCAAGGAGACCACGTTCTAACATCTTCTATGGAACACAATTCCGTTTTACGTCCTCTTATAAACTGTAAAGAACTATTAAATATAAATCTCGATATAATTGATGCTGATGAATTTGGATTTATTAACGTTTCAGATTTTAGATCTAAAATAACATCTGATACAAAATTAGTAGTATTGACCCAAGCTTCAAATGTAACTGGATCAATTCAGAATATAGCCGAAGTCGGTAAAATCTGTAAAGAAAAAAATGTATTTTTTATTGTAGATTCATCACAAGGAGCTGGTGTTCTAGAACTTAACATAAATTCTGTAAATGCTAACGCTATTGCTTTTACCGGACATAAAAGCCTTCTTGGGCCTCAAGGAATCGGAGGATTCATAATTGATGACAAATTAAACGACTCTTGTAAAAGTATATTACATGGCGGAACAGGAAGCTTATCCTATTCTTTAGATCAACCTGATTTTCTTCCTGATAAATTTGAATGCGGAACTCATAATATGCCAGGTATTGTTGGTCTATCAGAAGGTATAAAATTCATAAATTCTACAGGATTAAAAACAATATATGAACATAATCATTATCTTATAAATTATTTACTAGATGGTCTACAAAATATAAAAGATATAATAATTTACGGTGATTCAACTGGTAAAAACATAACTACTTGTATTTCAATAAATATGAAATCTTTGGATTCCTCTGAGCTTGGTTATTTACTAGAAAATAGTGGTATAAAAACACGATGTGGTCTTCATTGTGCTCCATTAGCTCATAAAACCATCGGAAGTTATCCAAGTGGTACCGTGAGATTAAGTGTTAGCTATTTCAATAAAAAAGAAGAAATTGACTTTACACTAAAAACTTTAAATAAAATATCACTAAATAAATAGTTATTTGAATAAAACCTCCTTTATTGGAAATAAATCTAATAAAGGAGGTTTATTATATGTGTGATAATTTTTCTGTTGATTCATCTTTACCAACTGCTTATATAAAAATAAAAGAATACTTAACAAAAGAATTGAAATCAATAGTTAACAACCGCCCCATTGTAATTTTGTGCATCGGTACGGATAGATCTACCGGAGATTCATTAGGTCCTATTATTGGATATAAATTAAAACATCTTTCAGTTGATAATATTTATATCTATGGGACTTTAGAAAACCCAGTCCATGCAAAAAATCTTTCTAATATTCTAGAAAAAATAAGCTGCTACTTTTCAAATCCTTATATTATTGCAATTGATTCTTGTTTGGGATCATTAACTAACATCGGAAAAATATTTATAAAAAAAGGTCCTTTACACCCTGGATTAGCTTTAAACAAGGATCTTCCCCCTATTGGTGAGATGAATATAACTGGAATTGTTAATATTTCTGGAAGTTTTGAATTTTTAGTTTTACAAAATACTAGACTTTATACAGTAATGAATCTGGCAGATTCTATTTCTAGAGGTATTTACCATTTTGCACTTGATAATAAAGATACAACTTCTGATAACATTATTTCTCTACATTAACCATTTTATATTTTTCATATTTAAATTGTTTCACGTGAAACAATTTAAATAAAGTTATGTAAACTATTTATGTTTTTTCATTACAAAATAATTAGAACTTATATAAATTTGAATCGTAATGTATAAACTAACAATATTATAAATAATATCTTCTAATAATATTATTAAAAAAGAAGAAGTAAGTATATTTTCATACTTACTTCTTCTTTTTATTAACTTCATATTTATTACAAGCTTCATTTAATACATATAATTCTTCTTCTGAAAGGTCATATCTTGAAATTCCTTTATCAACTGGTTTTGCATAAGTTGTACTTTCTTGTCTTCCATATATTCCAGTTAATATAACACCGTCATTTTTGTCATCTAATAATGCAATTGAGAAACTCAAATCACTTCCAACATCTTCAAAAGCTTTATATCTCATTATAGCAACCTTTTGTATGCACTCTTCCATTTTAACTTCTAATCTCTCACATTCCTTGATTGCTTTTTCAGATATTTCTTTTACTTCTTCTACACTCTCTATTCTTTCTAACAGCATTTCTTCTAGATTCTTACTATTAGTTCCTTTCATAAGCCTTCTATACTTATCTTCAACTTTACCAATAGTTTTAAATAAAAATAAAATTATTATAAATAATAATACTATTATTACTGCCATTCCTATTATAATATATGGCATAAATTCATTAATCGAATTAATTAATGCTTCCAATTTACTGTCATTCCTTTCATAATTGTTTCACGTGAAACATTAAATATCAATAATATCTAATATTCTTTGCAAATCATCTTCTGAATAATATTCAATTTCTATTTTACCTTTATTATTTTTATTAGATATATTTACTTTTGTTCCAAAATAACTTTGAAGTTGATTTTTTATTTCCTTATAATAAGGATTTAATTCATTATTTGTTTCTTTTTCTTCTGAAGTTTTGCCTTCAAGTATTCTTTTTACCAATCTTTCCAATTCTCTTACAGATAAATTTTCATCAATAACTTTTTGAGATAATTCATATTGAATCTCTTTATCTTTTATTCCGAGAAGTGCTCTTCCGTGTCCCTCAGTAATAATTCCTTCAATTATATACTGTTGAACTCTTATATCTAGATTCATTAACCTCATTGTATTAGTAATAGCCGTTCGTGATTTACCTATTCGCTTACTTAAATCTTCCTGAGTTAAATTAAAATCACTCAATAATTTTTTGTAAGCTGACGCTTCTTCTATTGGATTTAAATCTTGTCTTTGTATATTCTCTATTAAAGAAATTTCTAATACATCCTTTTCGCTGAGCTCCATAACTATTGCTGGTACATCTTTTAACCCTGCCATCTTAGCCGCTCTCCAACGTCTTTCTCCTGCAACAATTACATAAAGTCCATCATCTGATTTCCTAAGGATAAGAGGTTGAATTATTCCATGAGTTTTTATAGATTCTGTTAATTCAGCTATCTTATCATTATCAAATGCTTTTCTAGGCTGATTATTATCATTTCTTATTTCATTTAAAGGAATTAGCATCTTCCCTTTTTCATCCTGTTGTTCTGATTCTACTAAATCTTCAGGAATAAGCGCACTTAATCCCTTACCTAAAGCAAATTTCTTTCCCATCCTTTTACTTCACCTACTGTCTTTTTAAGAATTCTTTGGTTAAGTTAGTATATGCTTCAGCACCCTTACACTTATTATCATACAAAACTATCGGTAATCCAAAGCTCGGTGCTTCTGCTAATCTTATATTTCGTGCTATTGTAGTTTTATACACTTTGTCCTTAAAATATTTCTGAACTTCCTTTAAAACTTCATTACTAAGGTTAGTTCTATAATCAAACATAGTCATAAGAACCCCCTCAATTTCGAGCTTCTTATTTAAGGATTTCTTAACTAATTGTACAGTATTCATTAATTGGCTTACACCTTCTAGCGCGTAAAACTCACATTGCATAGGAATTAAAACTGAATCAGCACAAGTCAGCGCATTTATAGTTAATACACCTAATGACGGTGGGCAATCTATGAATACATAATCATATTCATCTTCTATTTCCTTTAGCTTGTTTTTCATAATATTTTCTCTGTCACTTTTATTAATTAATTCAACTTCTGCCCCAGCTAATTCCATTGTTGATGGAGATATAAATAAGTTATTAACTAAATCACTTTGTACTATTGATTCTTTCATAGAAACATCAGAAATCAATACATCATATATAGAACAATCTAAGTTGTTCTTATCTATACCTAATCCACTTGTTGTGTTCCCTTGTGGATCTATGTCTATTGTTAAAACTTTGAAACCTTCCATTGCTAAATAAGAGCATAAATTTATATTAGTAGTAGTTTTTCCAACTCCACCTTTTTGATTGAAAATACATATCGTCTTCATAATTATAAGCCCAAAAAGAGCATTCCCCCCTTCCCATATATTAATATTATATATATATTTGTCCCATAATAAAAGAATTATGTTATAAAAAAGAATAAATAGTCTTAAATTGGTTAAAAAATATATTGTATTTCACAATAAAAATATTATTCATTTTTATGAGAAAAAATTAAGGCACAATTCTGTGCCTTATAAAAATAAAATCATCTATTTCTTTGGTTTTGGAATCTTTATTGTTAGCTCTAAAAATTCCTCTTCATCTTTATATCCATACTCTGCTGGTATATCGAATTTTTCAAAAACCTGCTTTATAGTGTTAACATATAATTTTGCTGGAAGTACATTTTTGGTATTTTTTCTCTTTTTCTTTAATTCTTCGCTAGAAATTTTAAGTAATTCTTTATTTATTAATTCCTCTGTCTTTTTTACATTTAATCCGTCATTTATTACTTTTTTAATTATTTTTAGTTGTAACTCTTCATTTGGAAGAGTAAGTAGTGATCGAGCATGTCTTTCTGTTAATTTATTATTTAAGCATATTCCTCTAACTTCAGTACTTAATTTTAATAATCTTAACTTATTAGCAATTGTAGACTGTTTTTTTCCCATCCTTTTTGCTAACTCATCCTGAGTAAAACTATGATCATGTATTAAATTATAATATGCTTCTGCTTCTTCAATATAATTTAAATCTTCTCTCTGTAAATTTTCTAATAGTGCAATTTCAGCAGACTCTGCATCTGTTATGTCTACTATATTACAAGGAACCTTATTTAAATTAGCCAATTTAGCTGCTCTAAGTCTTCTTTCACCTGCAACTAATTCGTAAACATCCCCTCTTTTTCTGACTGTAAGTGGCTGAATTATTCCATATTGTTTAATTGACTCGGATAATTCTTCAATAGACTCTTCATTAAAATATTTACGTGGTTGATATATATTGGGAATCACTTTATCTATATCTATCTGTATTATTTCATTATTCATGTTCTAACCCATCCCTCATTAAAATACTAAAAATTAATTATTTACTAACATATTTATTCTACTACAGCTACAATTTTCCTTTTTATATTTTCTAAAATAACATTTTTTATATGTTATTTTATTGGTTTTTTTGTTATTGTACCTGCTTTTCTAGGGTAAATTTTTTCACATGGTTTTATTTTTTTTACAACAACAAGATTATGTTTTAATTCTGTTTCCTCTATATTAACCTCACATATATCAACAAGCTGGCCACCAAGAGTTCCGATAGCATTTCTACTCTCTTGTATTTCTTGTTCTACAGAAGGTCCTTTTAAAGCAATAAAATTACCACCAATCTTTACATAAGGTAAACAAAACTCTGATAATACACTCATATTAGCAACAGCTCTAGATGTTGATATATCAAACTGCTCCCTTAAATCCTTGTTTCTGGCTCCATCTTCAGCCCTAGAATGAATTGTTGTTACATTTTTCAACCCTAATTCTTGAACTACTGTATTTAAAAAATTAATTCTTTTATTTAATGAATCCAATAAAGTTACTTTTAAATCTTCTCTCATAATAGCAATTGGTAATCCAGGAAATCCTGCCCCTGTTCCAACATCTATCAATGTTTCTGCTTTTTTAAACTCATCTCTCTTAAATGCCTTTATACAATCTATAAAATGTTTTTTTACAACTTCTTCATCTTCAGTAATTGCAGTTAAATTAATCTTTTCATTCCATTCCTGAAGCAGTCTCATATATTTCATAAATCTCTCATATTGTTGTTCTGATAGCTGCAATCCAACATCTTCTGCTGCCTTAGCCATTAAATTAAAAAATTCCATAAATTAACCTCCACTGGTCCTTAAGATTGCTTTCCATATTGATGTTCTAAGTATATAAGTAAAACTGATATATCAGCTGGTGAAACACCAGATATACGTGATGCCTGCCCTATACTTATTGGTTTTATATTAGATAACTTTTGTACTGCTTCAGTTCTTAATCCACTTACATCATTATAATCTATGTCTTTAGGTAACAATTTTTTTTCAAACTTTTTAAATTGACTAACTTGTTCCATTTGACTTTGTATATATCCTTCATACTTAGTAAGAACATTGATTTGTTCACCAATATCATCTGATAAATCCGGTCTTTCAGGATCTAATTGTGCTAACTGAAAATACTCTAATTCTGGTCTCTGCATTAATTCATAAAAACTAATAGCTTTTCTTAAAGGAGTTGAATTTATTGATACTAAAAATTCATTTACTTCCTTCTTATTTGTAACTTTCAATGTCTTTAGTCTTTCTAATTCATCTTCGATATTTTTCTTTCTAGTTAAAAATGTATTATATCTTTCTTCTGTAACTAATCCAACTCTATGACCCATTTCAGTTAATCTTAAATCAGCATTATCTTGTCTTAGTAGCAATCTATACTCTGCTCTCGAAGTCATCATTCTATATGGCTCATTAGTTCCTTTAGTAACTAAATCATCTATAAGTACTCCTATATAAGCATCTGAACGAGTTAAAATTAAAGGTTCTTGATTTTTTATTTTAAGTGCTGCATTAACACCCGCAACTAATCCTTGAGCTCCTGCTTCTTCGTATCCAGAACTTCCGTTTAATTGTCCAGCACCATATAATCCATCAATATTTTTAAATTCTAATGTTGGTTTAAGTTGAGTAGGATCAATTGAATCATATTCTATTGCATATGCAGTTCTCATCATTTCAACATTTTCTAGCCCTGGAAGAGTTCTAAGCATTTTTATTTGTACTTCTTCAGGAAGTGATGAAGAGAATCCTCCAACATACATTTCTAAAGTATCCATACCCTCTGGCTCAACAAATATCTGATGTTGAGTTTTATCAGGAAATCTCATTACTTTATCTTCAATAGATGGACAATATCTAGGTCCAACCCCTTTAATGCTTCCATTATAAATCGGAGATCTATTTATATTTTCTCTTATAATATTGTGAGTTTCTTCATTGGTATACGTTAAGTAACATGCAACCTGTTCCTTCTGTAGTTTTCCACTCATAAATGAAAATGGAACTATTTTATCATCACCATTTTGTTCTATCATCTTAGAAAAATCTACTGATTTACTATTTATTCTTGCTGGTGTACCAGTCTTAAATCTTCTTAACGAAATTCCTAAATCTAATAATGATTGTGATAAATCATTAGCAGGGAATAATCCATTTGGTCCTCCGCTATATGATACTTCTCCAATTATTATTTTTCCTTTTAAATATGTACCTGTTGCTAAAACTACTGCTTTACACTTAAATACAGCACCATTTTTAGTTACTACACCGCTCACTTTGCCGTCTTCAACTATTAATTCTGTAACTTCTATTTGTCTTATCTTTAAATTATCTTGTT
This genomic interval carries:
- a CDS encoding ParB/RepB/Spo0J family partition protein encodes the protein MGKKFALGKGLSALIPEDLVESEQQDEKGKMLIPLNEIRNDNNQPRKAFDNDKIAELTESIKTHGIIQPLILRKSDDGLYVIVAGERRWRAAKMAGLKDVPAIVMELSEKDVLEISLIENIQRQDLNPIEEASAYKKLLSDFNLTQEDLSKRIGKSRTAITNTMRLMNLDIRVQQYIIEGIITEGHGRALLGIKDKEIQYELSQKVIDENLSVRELERLVKRILEGKTSEEKETNNELNPYYKEIKNQLQSYFGTKVNISNKNNKGKIEIEYYSEDDLQRILDIIDI
- the noc gene encoding nucleoid occlusion protein, which translates into the protein MNNEIIQIDIDKVIPNIYQPRKYFNEESIEELSESIKQYGIIQPLTVRKRGDVYELVAGERRLRAAKLANLNKVPCNIVDITDAESAEIALLENLQREDLNYIEEAEAYYNLIHDHSFTQDELAKRMGKKQSTIANKLRLLKLSTEVRGICLNNKLTERHARSLLTLPNEELQLKIIKKVINDGLNVKKTEELINKELLKISSEELKKKRKNTKNVLPAKLYVNTIKQVFEKFDIPAEYGYKDEEEFLELTIKIPKPKK
- a CDS encoding DUF4446 family protein; protein product: MEALINSINEFMPYIIIGMAVIIVLLFIIILFLFKTIGKVEDKYRRLMKGTNSKNLEEMLLERIESVEEVKEISEKAIKECERLEVKMEECIQKVAIMRYKAFEDVGSDLSFSIALLDDKNDGVILTGIYGRQESTTYAKPVDKGISRYDLSEEELYVLNEACNKYEVNKKKK
- the rpsF gene encoding 30S ribosomal protein S6, whose product is MRKYETIFILNPSFDEETVKANIEKFKGVIENGGGTVENVDFWGKRKLAYEIAKVNEGYYTLVNFTAGTELPRELDRIFRITDGVIRHIIVNEQA
- the yyaC gene encoding spore protease YyaC, whose amino-acid sequence is MCDNFSVDSSLPTAYIKIKEYLTKELKSIVNNRPIVILCIGTDRSTGDSLGPIIGYKLKHLSVDNIYIYGTLENPVHAKNLSNILEKISCYFSNPYIIAIDSCLGSLTNIGKIFIKKGPLHPGLALNKDLPPIGEMNITGIVNISGSFEFLVLQNTRLYTVMNLADSISRGIYHFALDNKDTTSDNIISLH
- a CDS encoding LysE family translocator yields the protein MFSLLTICKAIFIGFLTGFTASIPLGPSGLESVNRSMSKGFREGFKVSLGAVSADLLYIVIINLGLFTLLSKHRNFQSIFWIVSGVILILFNRLSFTDSKKKTDSKNLLNKYTSNGFVTGFLITFVNPTTPSLWIALSTTVLSVWRYHGRIYFLTSVSSMMIGSITWFCLLNILVSKGVRKLKSDYTKTTSKLLNYFLMILGISFIILGIFKFIK
- a CDS encoding ParA family protein, whose product is MKTICIFNQKGGVGKTTTNINLCSYLAMEGFKVLTIDIDPQGNTTSGLGIDKNNLDCSIYDVLISDVSMKESIVQSDLVNNLFISPSTMELAGAEVELINKSDRENIMKNKLKEIEDEYDYVFIDCPPSLGVLTINALTCADSVLIPMQCEFYALEGVSQLMNTVQLVKKSLNKKLEIEGVLMTMFDYRTNLSNEVLKEVQKYFKDKVYKTTIARNIRLAEAPSFGLPIVLYDNKCKGAEAYTNLTKEFLKRQ
- the rpsR gene encoding 30S ribosomal protein S18, encoding MSREENNNRRPGGRMRRSRKKVCAFCVDKAEFIDYKDINKLRKYVTERGKILPRRISGTCAKHQRELTTSIKRARNIALLPFTTE
- a CDS encoding aminotransferase class V-fold PLP-dependent enzyme, with the translated sequence MDVYLDNSSTTFPKPKQVIDGMYNYMLNVGGNAGRGNYTNTLQSNRFLYEAREIVSDFFGFSSPSNVIFTNNVTTSLNMLIKGLIKQGDHVLTSSMEHNSVLRPLINCKELLNINLDIIDADEFGFINVSDFRSKITSDTKLVVLTQASNVTGSIQNIAEVGKICKEKNVFFIVDSSQGAGVLELNINSVNANAIAFTGHKSLLGPQGIGGFIIDDKLNDSCKSILHGGTGSLSYSLDQPDFLPDKFECGTHNMPGIVGLSEGIKFINSTGLKTIYEHNHYLINYLLDGLQNIKDIIIYGDSTGKNITTCISINMKSLDSSELGYLLENSGIKTRCGLHCAPLAHKTIGSYPSGTVRLSVSYFNKKEEIDFTLKTLNKISLNK
- a CDS encoding single-stranded DNA-binding protein, with translation MNKVVLIGRLTKDPELRFTPGTGAAVTTLTLAVDRYNPKTGQNEADFIPVVIWGKQAESTANYMSKGGQVAISGRIQTRSYDAKDGTKRYVTEVVADQFGGVQFLGSKGSNSSNNSFGASNEYSAPTNDIFGGGNFEEDITPVDDGDMPF
- a CDS encoding DUF951 domain-containing protein, producing MVENFNLGDIVQMKKQHPCGTYEFEIIRVGADIKIKCTGCGRIVMIPRSKFVKGAKKIVVEAEK
- the rsmG gene encoding 16S rRNA (guanine(527)-N(7))-methyltransferase RsmG — encoded protein: MEFFNLMAKAAEDVGLQLSEQQYERFMKYMRLLQEWNEKINLTAITEDEEVVKKHFIDCIKAFKRDEFKKAETLIDVGTGAGFPGLPIAIMREDLKVTLLDSLNKRINFLNTVVQELGLKNVTTIHSRAEDGARNKDLREQFDISTSRAVANMSVLSEFCLPYVKIGGNFIALKGPSVEQEIQESRNAIGTLGGQLVDICEVNIEETELKHNLVVVKKIKPCEKIYPRKAGTITKKPIK
- a CDS encoding MazG-like family protein — translated: MKKDNFNIMKNIKIIEDLKAQLLCIIGEFFRLLTKGNNVAKDAILECVSGAIIILYVLGEKLGYPFEDIDKTMKTKLDLGIRAEDQVEKEGKSLSRLKRYISGNRTD
- a CDS encoding mechanosensitive ion channel family protein, with amino-acid sequence MHGINYLVHLSLDKTELEIGKVIISLEDFEVVFNKGIKIISIVIIMYLSIKIGKYLIKKAVDKQVKSNAALSLDPQRAKTLGGVMKSILKYSVYFLGITSILSVLFGGISFTFASIGGVALGLGSQSLIKDFINGFFILFEDQFGIGDYVTIGNFSGIVQTIGIRTTIIKDFTGDIHSIPNGMISEVTNHSRGNTRFIVDVDIAYEEDIDNAINAIKECCDKFQKEHEDFINEPIEVSGVSALAASSVTIRTVGRTKPLTQWKMENELRKAIKITLDENGIEIPYPKTQLININSDKGEF
- a CDS encoding DUF3343 domain-containing protein, which encodes MNYYIVVFKNTHDAMSAEKKLNELNYKFRIMPTPTSITMSCGICVRMDDKEHIDSILKNNIIEYKNIYFKEENGYIVVE